The Populus alba chromosome 4, ASM523922v2, whole genome shotgun sequence genome contains a region encoding:
- the LOC118063051 gene encoding protein GRAVITROPIC IN THE LIGHT 1 isoform X2 has protein sequence METIKCRSLPNNKSKIARTFQKVINLKTATRIASNNGIGMCMLTPHNKFDQDDPNTAYKPQNTNNHKKKDAKAKRRAVLEALLAKLFASITTIKAGYAELQMAQNPYCSDAIQASDQAVVDELKQLSALKRSFFRNELDLSPQVTMMLAEIQEQQGLMKTYEITIKKLEAGVEVKGSDIGSLKKQLDEAIAFNKSLEKRLNASGPLSMFDNIRFSLLNPTHFAQFLHHALRSVRNFVKLMVCEMEVAHWDIEAAAKAIEPENTVFAKPSHRCFVFESFVCKTMLEGFNHPNEELQSEHYYFIEFKKLKSLNPKQFLTQNPDSSFARFTRAKYLQLVHAKMECSLFGNLNQRKLVNSGGFPDSAFFNAFVEMARRLWALNLLAFSFGEDVSIFQIAKNCRFSDVYMEAVTQDPVLETTSAETDLLVAFTVVPGFKIGKTVIQSQVYLSPFYPVQ, from the exons ATGGAGACAATCAAATGTAGATCACTCCCAAACAACAAGAGCAAGATAGCAAGAACATTCCAAAAAGTTATCAACCTCAAGACTGCAACTAGAATTGCTTCAAATAATGGGATTGGCATGTGTATGTTGACACCTCACAACAAGTTCGATCAAGATGATCCAAACACCGCCTACAAACCTCAAAACACTAATAATCACAAGAAGAAAGATGCCAAGGCCAAGCGCAGAGCAGTCTTGGAGGCATTGCTGGCAAAGCTATTTGCAAGCATTACTACAATTAAAGCGGGTTACGCGGAGCTACAAATGGCTCAAAATCCTTATTGTAGTGATGCTATACAAGCTTCAGATCAGGCTGTTGTTGATGAGTTGAAACAATTATCAGCACTTAAGCGTAGTTTTTTCAGGAATGAGCTTGACCTTTCACCCCAGGTTACTATGATGCTGGCGGAGATTCAAGAACAACAGGGCTTAATGAAGACCTATGAGATCACAATCAAGAAACTGGAAGCAGGTGTTGAGGTTAAAGGTTCAGACATTGGTTCACTCAAGAAACAGCTTGATGAGGCCATAGCTTTTAACAAGTCTCTTGAGAAGAGACTAAATGCAAGTGGGCCTCTATCAATGTTCGACAACATTCGGTTTTCACTCCTAAATCCAACCCATTTTGCTCAATTCTTGCATCATGCTTTAAGGTCCGTGAGGAATTTTGTGAAATTAATGGTTTGTGAAATGGAGGTAGCACACTGGGATATTGAAGCAGCTGCAAAAGCAATTGAACCAGAAAACACTGTTTTCGCAAAGCCAAGCCACAGGTGCTTTGTCTTTGAATCTTTTGTGTGCAAAACAATGCTTGAGGGTTTCAATCATCCAAATGAAGAGCTTCAAAGTGAACACTACTACTTCATTGAATTCAAAAAGCTCAAATCTTTGAACCCAAAACAGTTCTTGACTCAGAATCCAGACTCATCATTTGCACGATTCACAAGGGCTAAGTATCTTCAACTTGTTCATGCAAAAATGGAGTGCTCTCTGTTTGGGAATTTAAACCAGAGAAAGCTAGTGAATTCTGGTGGATTCCCAGATTCTGCTTTCTTTAATGCGTTTGTTGAGATGGCTAGAAGGTTATGGGCCTTGAATCTCTTAGCTTTCTCATTTGGTGAGGATGTCAGTATTTTTCAGATAGCCAAGAATTGCAGATTCTCTGATGTCTACATGGAGGCTGTTACACAAGACCCAGTATTAGAAACCACCAGCGCTGAAACTGATCTCCTGGTAGCTTTCACAGTGGTTCCAGGATTCAAGATTGGCAAAACTGTGATACAGAGTCAAGTGTACTTGTCTCCG TTCTATCCGGTCCAGTGA
- the LOC118063051 gene encoding protein GRAVITROPIC IN THE LIGHT 1 isoform X1 — translation METIKCRSLPNNKSKIARTFQKVINLKTATRIASNNGIGMCMLTPHNKFDQDDPNTAYKPQNTNNHKKKDAKAKRRAVLEALLAKLFASITTIKAGYAELQMAQNPYCSDAIQASDQAVVDELKQLSALKRSFFRNELDLSPQVTMMLAEIQEQQGLMKTYEITIKKLEAGVEVKGSDIGSLKKQLDEAIAFNKSLEKRLNASGPLSMFDNIRFSLLNPTHFAQFLHHALRSVRNFVKLMVCEMEVAHWDIEAAAKAIEPENTVFAKPSHRCFVFESFVCKTMLEGFNHPNEELQSEHYYFIEFKKLKSLNPKQFLTQNPDSSFARFTRAKYLQLVHAKMECSLFGNLNQRKLVNSGGFPDSAFFNAFVEMARRLWALNLLAFSFGEDVSIFQIAKNCRFSDVYMEAVTQDPVLETTSAETDLLVAFTVVPGFKIGKTVIQSQVYLSPPWGHSLGGSGKIGSVS, via the exons ATGGAGACAATCAAATGTAGATCACTCCCAAACAACAAGAGCAAGATAGCAAGAACATTCCAAAAAGTTATCAACCTCAAGACTGCAACTAGAATTGCTTCAAATAATGGGATTGGCATGTGTATGTTGACACCTCACAACAAGTTCGATCAAGATGATCCAAACACCGCCTACAAACCTCAAAACACTAATAATCACAAGAAGAAAGATGCCAAGGCCAAGCGCAGAGCAGTCTTGGAGGCATTGCTGGCAAAGCTATTTGCAAGCATTACTACAATTAAAGCGGGTTACGCGGAGCTACAAATGGCTCAAAATCCTTATTGTAGTGATGCTATACAAGCTTCAGATCAGGCTGTTGTTGATGAGTTGAAACAATTATCAGCACTTAAGCGTAGTTTTTTCAGGAATGAGCTTGACCTTTCACCCCAGGTTACTATGATGCTGGCGGAGATTCAAGAACAACAGGGCTTAATGAAGACCTATGAGATCACAATCAAGAAACTGGAAGCAGGTGTTGAGGTTAAAGGTTCAGACATTGGTTCACTCAAGAAACAGCTTGATGAGGCCATAGCTTTTAACAAGTCTCTTGAGAAGAGACTAAATGCAAGTGGGCCTCTATCAATGTTCGACAACATTCGGTTTTCACTCCTAAATCCAACCCATTTTGCTCAATTCTTGCATCATGCTTTAAGGTCCGTGAGGAATTTTGTGAAATTAATGGTTTGTGAAATGGAGGTAGCACACTGGGATATTGAAGCAGCTGCAAAAGCAATTGAACCAGAAAACACTGTTTTCGCAAAGCCAAGCCACAGGTGCTTTGTCTTTGAATCTTTTGTGTGCAAAACAATGCTTGAGGGTTTCAATCATCCAAATGAAGAGCTTCAAAGTGAACACTACTACTTCATTGAATTCAAAAAGCTCAAATCTTTGAACCCAAAACAGTTCTTGACTCAGAATCCAGACTCATCATTTGCACGATTCACAAGGGCTAAGTATCTTCAACTTGTTCATGCAAAAATGGAGTGCTCTCTGTTTGGGAATTTAAACCAGAGAAAGCTAGTGAATTCTGGTGGATTCCCAGATTCTGCTTTCTTTAATGCGTTTGTTGAGATGGCTAGAAGGTTATGGGCCTTGAATCTCTTAGCTTTCTCATTTGGTGAGGATGTCAGTATTTTTCAGATAGCCAAGAATTGCAGATTCTCTGATGTCTACATGGAGGCTGTTACACAAGACCCAGTATTAGAAACCACCAGCGCTGAAACTGATCTCCTGGTAGCTTTCACAGTGGTTCCAGGATTCAAGATTGGCAAAACTGTGATACAGAGTCAAGTGTACTTGTCTCCG CCATGGGGTCACAGCCTTGGAGGATCTGGCAAGATTGGTAGTGTTAGCTAG
- the LOC118063060 gene encoding probable alpha,alpha-trehalose-phosphate synthase [UDP-forming] 7 isoform X1, whose translation MVSRSYTNLLDLASGNFPAMGQPRERKQLPRVMTVPGVISELDDDAVSDVPSSVVQDRMIIVANQLPVKAKRRPDNKGWSFSWDEDSLLLHLKDGLPEDMEVLYVGSLRADVDLSEQDDVSQVLLDRFNCVPAFLPPDILSKFYHGFCKQHLWPLFHYMLPFSGNHGGRFDRSLWEAYVAANKIFSHKVIEVINPEEDYVWIHDYHLMVLPTFLRRRFNALRMGFFLHCPFPSSEIYRTLPVREEILKALLNSDLIGFHTFDYARHFLSCCSRMLGLEYQSKRGYIGMEYYGRTVGIKIMPVGIHMGQIESVLRLADKEWRVGELKQQFEGKTVLLGVDDMDIFKGVNLKLLAMEQLLKQHQKWQGRAVLVQITNPARGRGRDLEELQAEIQESCRRINETFGRPGYEPVVFIDRPVSLSEKAAYFTIAECVVVAAVRDGMNLTPYEYVVCRQGVSGSESGAESSGPKKSMLVVSEFIGCSPSLSGAIRVNPWNIEATAEAMNEAISIADSEKQLRHEKHYRYVSTHDVAYWSRSFYQDMERTCKDHFIRRCWGIGLSFGFRVVALDPNFKKLNIDHIESAYIKSKKRAILLDYDGTVMPQTSINKTPSSEVISMINTLCSDVKNTVFVVSGRGRDSLGKWLDPCKKLGIASEHGYFMRWSADDDWVNCGQSSDFGWIQIAEPVMKLYTEATDGSSIETKESALVWHHRDADPGFGAAQAKEMLDHLESVLANEPVAVKSGQFIVEVKPQGISKGSVAEKIFTTMAESGRHADFVLCIGDDRSDEDMFESIDNAIASGILNSSKSVFACTVGQKPSKAKYYLDDTADVINMLEILAEASDPSPSAGNSP comes from the exons ATGGTGTCTAGATCATATACCAATCTTTTAGATCTAGCTTCAGGTAACTTTCCGGCAATGGGTCAACCTCGGGAGAGAAAGCAGTTGCCTCGTGTAATGACAGTTCCGGGAGTTATTTCCGAGCTTGATGATGATGCGGTCTCAGATGTACCTTCATCAGTAGTTCAGGACCGCATGATCATTGTAGCGAATCAATTGCCGGTAAAAGCAAAGCGTAGGCCAGATAATAAAGGATGGAGCTTTAGTTGGGATGAGGATTCTCTGTTATTGCACTTAAAAGATGGTTTGCCAGAAGATATGGAGGTTTTATATGTTGGTTCTTTGCGGGCTGATGTCGACTTGAGTGAACAAGACGATGTCTCTCAGGTTTTGTTGGATAGGTTTAATTGTGTTCCGGCATTTCTACCTCCTGATATTTTGTCAAAGTTTTATCATGGGTTTTGTAAACAGCATTTGTGGCCGCTTTTTCACTATATGCTTCCTTTTTCGGGGAATCATGGTGGGCGATTTGATCGATCTTTGTGGGAGGCATATGTGGCAGCAAATAAGATCTTCTCGCATAAGGTGATTGAGGTTATAAACCCAGAGGAAGACTATGTTTGGATTCATGACTATCATTTGATGGTGCTGCCTACTTTCTTGAGGAGAAGGTTCAATGCATTGAGAATGGGATTCTTTCTTCACTGCCCATTTCCTTCGTCAGAGATATACAGGACTTTACCTGTTAGGGAAGAGATTCTAAAGGCACTTTTGAATTCAGACCTCATTGGCTTTCACACTTTCGATTACGCCCgacattttctttcttgttgcAGTCGAATGTTGGGGTTGGAATATCAGTCAAAGAGAGGTTACATTGGAATGGAGTACTATGGTAGGACTGTTGGAATAAAAATCATGCCAGTTGGGATTCATATGGGGCAGATTGAGTCGGTCTTGAGACTTGCAGACAAGGAGTGGAGGGTAGGAGAGCTAAAACAACAATTCGAAGGAAAGACAGTTTTACTTGGGGTTGATGATATGGACATCTTTAAAGGTGTAAATTTGAAGCTTTTGGCAATGGAACAGCTTCTGAAACAACACCAAAAGTGGCAAGGAAGGGCTGTTTTGGTGCAGATAACAAATCCTGCAAGGGGACGAGGGAGAGATCTTGAGGAATTGCAGGCTGAAATACAGGAAAGCTGCAGGAGGATTAATGAAACTTTTGGTCGGCCTGGCTATGAACCAGTTGTCTTTATTGATCGACCAGTATCTCTCAGTGAAAAAGCTGCATATTTCACCATTGCAGAGTGTGTTGTTGTGGCAGCTGTGAGAGATGGGATGAATCTTACTCCTTATGAGTATGTTGTGTGCAGGCAGGGTGTTTCTGGGTCGGAGTCTGGTGCAGAATCCAGTGGACCCAAGAAGAGCATGCTGGTTGTATCAGAGTTCATTGGATGTTCCCCTTCACTCAGTGGTGCAATTCGGGTCAATCCATGGAACATTGAAGCAACTGCTGAAGCAATGAATGAGGCGATTTCAATTGCCGATTCTGAGAAACAATTGCGACATGAGAAGCATTACAGGTATGTCAGCACACATGATGTGGCATATTGGTCAAGGAGCTTTTACCAAGACATGGAGAGGACTTGCAAAGACCATTTCATAAGGCGCTGCTGGGGAATTGGCTTAAGCTTTGGTTTCAGAGTTGTTGCGCTTGAtcctaatttcaaaaaattaaatattgatcaTATTGAATCTGCATACATAAAGTCCAAAAAAAGAGCTATCCTATTGGACTACGATGGAACTGTAATGCCACAAACATCCATCAATAAGACCCCAAGTTCCGAGGTCATTTCAATGATAAATACTCTCTGTAGTGATGTTAAGAACACCGTCTTTGTTGTCAGTGGAAGAGGAAGAGATAGTTTAGGCAAGTGGCTTGATCCTTGCAAAAAACTTGGAATTGCTTCAGAACATGGGTACTTCATGAG GTGGTCTGCAGATGATGATTGGGTGAACTGCGGGCAGAGTAGTGATTTTGGATGGATTCAAATAGCTGAGCCTGTTATGAAATTATACACAGAAGCCACTGATGGATCTTCCATCGAGACCAAAGAGAGCGCTTTGGTTTGGCACCACAGGGATGCAGATCCTGGTTTTGGAGCTGCTCAGGCCAAGGAGATGTTGGACCATCTTGAAAGTGTGCTTGCAAATGAGCCTGTTGCTGTCAAAAGTGGTCAGTTTATTGTGGAAGTTAAGCCTCAG GGAATCAGTAAAGGTTCCGTGGCAGAAAAGATCTTTACAACAATGGCTGAAAGCGGAAGACATGCTGATTTTGTattgtgtattggggatgacaGATCAGATGAGGATATGTTTGAAAGCATTGATAATGCAATAGCAAGTGGTATCCTTAATTCCAGTAAATCTGTATTTGCTTGCACTGTTGGTCAGAAACCTAGCAAAGCCAAGTACTATTTGGATGACACAGCTGATGTCATAAACATGCTTGAAATTCTTGCAGAAGCTTCCGATCCTTCACCCTCTGCTGGAAACTCCCCTTGA
- the LOC118063060 gene encoding probable alpha,alpha-trehalose-phosphate synthase [UDP-forming] 7 isoform X2 — protein MVSRSYTNLLDLASGNFPAMGQPRERKQLPRVMTVPGVISELDDDAVSDVPSSVVQDRMIIVANQLPVKAKRRPDNKGWSFSWDEDSLLLHLKDGLPEDMEVLYVGSLRADVDLSEQDDVSQVLLDRFNCVPAFLPPDILSKFYHGFCKQHLWPLFHYMLPFSGNHGGRFDRSLWEAYVAANKIFSHKVIEVINPEEDYVWIHDYHLMVLPTFLRRRFNALRMGFFLHCPFPSSEIYRTLPVREEILKALLNSDLIGFHTFDYARHFLSCCSRMLGLEYQSKRGYIGMEYYGRTVGIKIMPVGIHMGQIESVLRLADKEWRVGELKQQFEGKTVLLGVDDMDIFKGVNLKLLAMEQLLKQHQKWQGRAVLVQITNPARGRGRDLEELQAEIQESCRRINETFGRPGYEPVVFIDRPVSLSEKAAYFTIAECVVVAAVRDGMNLTPYEYVVCRQGVSGSESGAESSGPKKSMLVVSEFIGCSPSLSGAIRVNPWNIEATAEAMNEAISIADSEKQLRHEKHYRYVSTHDVAYWSRSFYQDMERTCKDHFIRRCWGIGLSFGFRVVALDPNFKKLNIDHIESAYIKSKKRAILLDYDGTVMPQTSINKTPSSEVISMINTLCSDVKNTVFVVSGRGRDSLGKWLDPCKKLGIASEHGYFMR, from the exons ATGGTGTCTAGATCATATACCAATCTTTTAGATCTAGCTTCAGGTAACTTTCCGGCAATGGGTCAACCTCGGGAGAGAAAGCAGTTGCCTCGTGTAATGACAGTTCCGGGAGTTATTTCCGAGCTTGATGATGATGCGGTCTCAGATGTACCTTCATCAGTAGTTCAGGACCGCATGATCATTGTAGCGAATCAATTGCCGGTAAAAGCAAAGCGTAGGCCAGATAATAAAGGATGGAGCTTTAGTTGGGATGAGGATTCTCTGTTATTGCACTTAAAAGATGGTTTGCCAGAAGATATGGAGGTTTTATATGTTGGTTCTTTGCGGGCTGATGTCGACTTGAGTGAACAAGACGATGTCTCTCAGGTTTTGTTGGATAGGTTTAATTGTGTTCCGGCATTTCTACCTCCTGATATTTTGTCAAAGTTTTATCATGGGTTTTGTAAACAGCATTTGTGGCCGCTTTTTCACTATATGCTTCCTTTTTCGGGGAATCATGGTGGGCGATTTGATCGATCTTTGTGGGAGGCATATGTGGCAGCAAATAAGATCTTCTCGCATAAGGTGATTGAGGTTATAAACCCAGAGGAAGACTATGTTTGGATTCATGACTATCATTTGATGGTGCTGCCTACTTTCTTGAGGAGAAGGTTCAATGCATTGAGAATGGGATTCTTTCTTCACTGCCCATTTCCTTCGTCAGAGATATACAGGACTTTACCTGTTAGGGAAGAGATTCTAAAGGCACTTTTGAATTCAGACCTCATTGGCTTTCACACTTTCGATTACGCCCgacattttctttcttgttgcAGTCGAATGTTGGGGTTGGAATATCAGTCAAAGAGAGGTTACATTGGAATGGAGTACTATGGTAGGACTGTTGGAATAAAAATCATGCCAGTTGGGATTCATATGGGGCAGATTGAGTCGGTCTTGAGACTTGCAGACAAGGAGTGGAGGGTAGGAGAGCTAAAACAACAATTCGAAGGAAAGACAGTTTTACTTGGGGTTGATGATATGGACATCTTTAAAGGTGTAAATTTGAAGCTTTTGGCAATGGAACAGCTTCTGAAACAACACCAAAAGTGGCAAGGAAGGGCTGTTTTGGTGCAGATAACAAATCCTGCAAGGGGACGAGGGAGAGATCTTGAGGAATTGCAGGCTGAAATACAGGAAAGCTGCAGGAGGATTAATGAAACTTTTGGTCGGCCTGGCTATGAACCAGTTGTCTTTATTGATCGACCAGTATCTCTCAGTGAAAAAGCTGCATATTTCACCATTGCAGAGTGTGTTGTTGTGGCAGCTGTGAGAGATGGGATGAATCTTACTCCTTATGAGTATGTTGTGTGCAGGCAGGGTGTTTCTGGGTCGGAGTCTGGTGCAGAATCCAGTGGACCCAAGAAGAGCATGCTGGTTGTATCAGAGTTCATTGGATGTTCCCCTTCACTCAGTGGTGCAATTCGGGTCAATCCATGGAACATTGAAGCAACTGCTGAAGCAATGAATGAGGCGATTTCAATTGCCGATTCTGAGAAACAATTGCGACATGAGAAGCATTACAGGTATGTCAGCACACATGATGTGGCATATTGGTCAAGGAGCTTTTACCAAGACATGGAGAGGACTTGCAAAGACCATTTCATAAGGCGCTGCTGGGGAATTGGCTTAAGCTTTGGTTTCAGAGTTGTTGCGCTTGAtcctaatttcaaaaaattaaatattgatcaTATTGAATCTGCATACATAAAGTCCAAAAAAAGAGCTATCCTATTGGACTACGATGGAACTGTAATGCCACAAACATCCATCAATAAGACCCCAAGTTCCGAGGTCATTTCAATGATAAATACTCTCTGTAGTGATGTTAAGAACACCGTCTTTGTTGTCAGTGGAAGAGGAAGAGATAGTTTAGGCAAGTGGCTTGATCCTTGCAAAAAACTTGGAATTGCTTCAGAACATGGGTACTTCATGAG ATGA